A region of Beijerinckia sp. 28-YEA-48 DNA encodes the following proteins:
- a CDS encoding DUF2161 family putative PD-(D/E)XK-type phosphodiesterase, whose translation MPETSLYLPVKHFLEDLGFTVKGEIGNCDLVALKDGEPPIVVIGELKLSFNLELVLQAVDRAAAADEVWLVARTSLRGNGRESDARFRNLCRRLGFGMLGVSQAGDVSVLVSPVAPMPRKDTRKRARLVEEHRRRQGDPAVGGSTRAPVMTAYRQEALICAAALVPGPLRPRDLRPNAPKAAQILRDNYYGWFARTERGIYALTEIGHAALQRWPQERQKERQQESLKEKHEERPQAAGQNGR comes from the coding sequence GTGCCCGAGACCTCGCTCTATCTGCCTGTGAAGCATTTTCTCGAAGACCTGGGCTTCACGGTCAAAGGTGAGATCGGCAATTGCGATCTGGTGGCGCTGAAGGACGGCGAGCCGCCCATCGTCGTCATTGGCGAACTGAAACTGTCGTTCAATCTCGAACTGGTGCTGCAAGCGGTCGACCGCGCCGCGGCCGCCGACGAGGTCTGGCTGGTGGCGCGTACATCCCTGCGTGGCAACGGCCGGGAAAGCGACGCACGTTTCCGCAATCTCTGTCGCCGCCTCGGCTTTGGCATGCTTGGCGTCTCGCAGGCCGGCGATGTCAGTGTCCTCGTCAGCCCCGTAGCACCCATGCCGCGCAAGGATACCCGCAAGCGCGCCCGGCTGGTCGAGGAACATCGCCGCCGCCAGGGCGATCCCGCCGTCGGCGGCAGCACCCGCGCACCGGTGATGACCGCCTATCGGCAGGAAGCTTTGATCTGCGCCGCGGCCCTGGTCCCCGGTCCCCTGCGGCCGCGCGATCTGCGCCCCAACGCGCCCAAAGCCGCACAGATCCTGCGCGACAATTACTACGGCTGGTTCGCGCGCACTGAGCGCGGCATTTATGCCCTGACAGAAATCGGCCATGCGGCCCTGCAGCGCTGGCCGCAAGAAAGACAGAAAGAAAGGCAGCAAGAAAGTTTGAAAGAAAAACACGAAGAAAGACCGCAAGCCGCAGGCCAAAACGGCCGCTGA
- a CDS encoding diguanylate cyclase, with translation MPAVPRPLKNWPPESRRPGDAATIATLRAELEAQAQFIREQSAALAHSRKIFDRASATARIGVWECELADEGLTWTDQVYDLFELPRGAPLDRQNLLTFYTPESLHQLHERRSRAIAERGGFHLDAEIITAKGRHRWIRITATVECENGLPVRIFGMKQDVTEEKLLSDRMRYLAEFDIMTGLANRGSFQMRLDALAEGAEAPFGALLLVDLDGFKQINDLFGHALGDECLKEAAIRLKSICGEGDFVARIGGDEFAVLLSATCAQTDIDTTAERIVEAISQPIRYADRSFQIGASVGVACVGTRQASELFTQADAALYAAKASGRNTYRLFSPALLSTVPARPAPPADVASLDRRRFRSARVS, from the coding sequence ATGCCCGCTGTCCCCAGGCCTCTAAAAAATTGGCCTCCCGAGAGCCGCCGGCCGGGCGATGCCGCCACCATCGCGACGCTGCGGGCCGAACTGGAAGCCCAGGCCCAGTTCATTCGCGAACAATCGGCGGCGCTCGCCCACAGCCGCAAAATCTTCGATCGCGCCTCGGCCACGGCACGGATCGGCGTGTGGGAATGCGAGCTCGCCGACGAAGGCTTGACCTGGACCGATCAGGTCTATGACCTGTTCGAACTTCCCCGTGGCGCCCCGCTCGACCGCCAGAACCTGCTGACGTTTTACACCCCCGAGTCCCTGCACCAGTTGCACGAGCGACGCAGCCGCGCCATCGCTGAGCGCGGCGGGTTCCATCTCGACGCCGAGATCATCACCGCCAAGGGCCGTCACCGCTGGATCAGGATCACCGCCACGGTCGAGTGCGAGAATGGCCTGCCGGTGCGCATCTTCGGCATGAAGCAAGATGTCACGGAAGAGAAGCTCCTCTCCGACCGCATGCGCTATCTCGCCGAATTCGACATCATGACCGGGCTCGCCAACCGCGGCTCGTTTCAGATGCGGCTTGATGCCCTGGCCGAAGGAGCGGAGGCGCCGTTCGGCGCGCTGCTGCTGGTTGATCTCGACGGCTTCAAACAGATCAACGATCTTTTCGGCCACGCGCTCGGCGACGAATGCCTCAAAGAAGCCGCCATACGCCTGAAAAGCATCTGCGGTGAGGGCGATTTCGTGGCGCGCATCGGCGGTGACGAATTCGCCGTGCTGTTGAGCGCCACCTGCGCGCAAACCGACATCGACACAACGGCGGAACGGATCGTCGAAGCCATCAGCCAACCGATCAGATACGCCGACCGCTCGTTTCAAATCGGCGCCTCGGTGGGAGTCGCTTGTGTCGGCACCCGCCAAGCCAGCGAGCTTTTCACCCAGGCCGATGCCGCCCTTTATGCCGCGAAAGCCTCTGGCCGCAACACCTACCGCCTGTTCAGTCCGGCCTTGCTGAGCACCGTGCCCGCGCGCCCAGCCCCGCCAGCCGACGTCGCCAGCTTGGATCGCCGCCGGTTCCGCAGCGCCCGGGTATCCTAG
- a CDS encoding protein-methionine-sulfoxide reductase heme-binding subunit MsrQ — protein sequence MSIVVPSWLPFTDRNGRVPPLKLIAFLLCIAPALWILIQWQAGWLSPKPVTDVLRQTGDWAMRFLVVTLAVTPLRWTAHWNKIYAVRRMLGVTALTYTLVHLVFWFWQQDFDWGPIVTEMVLRTYLSVGLAATLIMVGLGITSNDWGVRKLGSVGWNNLHWWVYPAAIASLVHYFMLVRLNAFEPALMAGLLALSAGFRFLRKREADFTPLSLLVLAAIGGLATALIEAGYYAFSTGVDVHRLLEANIDFTYEIRPAWYVFGAGVLLALLRILRKPAVMAKRTARASPSSR from the coding sequence ATGTCTATCGTCGTTCCATCCTGGTTGCCCTTTACCGACCGCAATGGTCGGGTGCCGCCCTTAAAACTCATTGCCTTTCTATTGTGCATTGCGCCGGCTCTGTGGATCCTGATCCAATGGCAGGCCGGCTGGCTATCGCCCAAGCCCGTCACCGATGTCCTGCGCCAGACGGGCGACTGGGCGATGCGTTTTCTTGTTGTCACCTTGGCTGTAACGCCGCTGCGGTGGACGGCGCATTGGAACAAGATCTATGCGGTGCGGCGCATGCTCGGCGTCACCGCGCTCACCTATACGCTGGTCCATCTCGTGTTCTGGTTCTGGCAACAGGATTTCGATTGGGGACCGATCGTCACCGAAATGGTGTTGCGCACCTATCTCTCGGTCGGCCTCGCCGCGACATTGATCATGGTCGGGCTCGGCATCACCTCGAACGATTGGGGCGTGCGCAAGCTTGGCTCGGTCGGGTGGAACAATCTGCATTGGTGGGTCTATCCAGCGGCGATTGCCAGCCTCGTGCATTACTTCATGCTGGTGCGGCTCAATGCGTTCGAGCCAGCATTGATGGCGGGGCTCTTGGCGCTGAGCGCTGGCTTTCGCTTCCTGCGCAAGCGCGAGGCGGATTTCACGCCGCTCAGCCTTCTGGTGCTGGCGGCGATCGGCGGCCTTGCCACGGCTTTGATCGAAGCAGGCTATTACGCCTTTTCAACTGGCGTCGATGTGCATCGCCTGCTCGAGGCCAATATCGATTTCACCTATGAGATCAGGCCGGCCTGGTATGTGTTTGGGGCCGGCGTGCTGCTGGCGTTGTTGCGCATTCTGCGCAAGCCGGCGGTGATGGCCAAGCGGACAGCGCGCGCTAGTCCTTCTTCCCGCTGA
- a CDS encoding TIGR01620 family protein, with translation MTGTPQLLTSGPMNEEAPAKRPRAFRLDADGTPAGARATVEEQPDAYALETEVPETENAVAEYAQARGIIARRFLSWGSVLASAIGGLVTLALGLWFNRLIDDLFTRSLTLGWVGVALLALALLALAVLLGREIAGVLRQRHIAKLHAALTEARAKDDRDAARSLVTDLASLYAKRPETAHARALVLRTAREIVDGRDLIDITERSLIHPLDELVQREIANAAKRVSVVTAISPRALIDVLFVAAQAVRLVRRTAEIYGGRPGLLGFLRIAKSVGSHLAVTGGMAVGDSLVQQLLGHGIAAKLSARLGEGVLNGLLTARVGLSAMAVCRPMPFSVETPPGVSDVAPFLFSGKKD, from the coding sequence TTGACGGGTACCCCTCAGCTGCTCACCTCTGGCCCCATGAACGAAGAAGCCCCCGCCAAACGCCCCCGCGCTTTCCGCCTCGATGCGGACGGCACGCCTGCGGGCGCGCGCGCCACCGTCGAGGAACAGCCTGACGCCTATGCCCTGGAGACGGAGGTTCCCGAAACCGAGAATGCCGTCGCCGAATACGCGCAAGCGCGCGGCATCATCGCGCGCCGCTTCCTTTCCTGGGGCAGCGTGCTGGCCTCAGCCATCGGCGGCCTCGTCACCCTGGCCCTTGGCCTCTGGTTCAACCGGCTGATCGACGATCTGTTCACCCGCTCGCTGACTTTGGGCTGGGTGGGTGTGGCCTTGCTGGCGCTGGCGCTTCTGGCGCTTGCCGTGCTGCTTGGCCGCGAGATCGCCGGCGTGTTGCGCCAACGCCATATCGCCAAGCTGCATGCGGCGCTCACCGAAGCGCGCGCCAAGGACGATCGCGACGCGGCTCGCTCGCTCGTCACCGATCTCGCCTCGCTCTATGCGAAACGCCCCGAGACCGCTCATGCCCGCGCCCTGGTGTTGCGCACGGCGCGCGAGATTGTCGATGGCCGCGATCTCATCGACATCACCGAGCGCAGCCTGATCCATCCCCTCGACGAACTGGTGCAGCGCGAGATCGCCAATGCGGCCAAGCGCGTCTCCGTCGTCACCGCCATTTCGCCGCGCGCGTTGATCGATGTGCTGTTCGTCGCCGCGCAAGCGGTCCGCCTCGTGCGCCGCACGGCGGAAATCTATGGCGGCCGCCCGGGCCTGCTCGGCTTTCTGCGCATCGCCAAATCGGTCGGCTCGCATCTCGCGGTCACCGGCGGCATGGCGGTGGGCGATTCCCTGGTGCAGCAATTGCTCGGCCACGGCATCGCCGCGAAACTGTCGGCGCGACTGGGCGAAGGCGTGTTGAACGGCCTGCTGACGGCGCGCGTCGGCCTCTCCGCCATGGCCGTGTGCCGGCCCATGCCCTTCTCGGTCGAGACCCCGCCAGGTGTCAGCGACGTCGCGCCCTTCCTGTTCAGCGGGAAGAAGGACTAG
- a CDS encoding YcjX family protein, which yields MSRFSDLANEARIAAQSVADYVTGTGLRLGVTGLSRSGKTVFITALVHHLLRLSAETRAQRSFPVFRVHAEGRLTRAFLDPQPDDAVPRFAYEDHFADLTGGADGPDARHWPQSTRRISELRIVIEFERAAGWRKGPASLALDIVDYPGEWLLDLPLLTKDYAQWSRETIDASTAATRAHLAADWRGFLATLDPSGPASEEQARRAAELFTIYLRACRDDALALSTLPPGRFLLPGEMEGSPALTFAPMPLGDGSAIVSGSLAAMMERRYEAYKSHVVRPFFRDHFARLDRQIVLVDTLSALNSGPSAVRDLETAMTDVMTAFRAGRSSLLSTIFRPRIDRILFAATKADHLHHSNHDRLEAILNLLVERAIHRAEGVGAGVDVIALAAVRATREASVRQNGSSLEAIVGVPLAGEKVDGEIFDGKAEAAIFPGELPADPKRVFRGDGLALPEGENDWRFVRFRPPIPSAPIDGKVAPLPHIRMDRALEFLLGDRLR from the coding sequence TTGAGCCGTTTCTCCGATCTCGCCAATGAAGCCCGGATCGCCGCGCAAAGCGTCGCCGACTATGTCACCGGCACGGGTCTGCGCCTCGGCGTCACCGGCCTGTCGCGCTCGGGCAAGACCGTGTTCATCACCGCGCTGGTGCATCACCTGCTGCGCCTGTCGGCCGAGACGCGCGCCCAGCGCAGCTTCCCCGTTTTCCGCGTCCACGCTGAAGGACGGCTCACCCGCGCCTTTCTCGACCCGCAGCCCGACGATGCGGTGCCGCGCTTCGCCTATGAGGATCATTTCGCCGATCTGACCGGTGGGGCTGACGGGCCCGATGCGCGCCACTGGCCGCAATCGACCCGGCGTATTTCCGAACTGCGCATCGTCATCGAATTCGAGCGCGCCGCGGGCTGGCGCAAGGGGCCGGCTTCCCTCGCCCTCGACATAGTCGATTATCCCGGCGAGTGGCTGCTCGACCTGCCGCTGCTGACCAAGGATTACGCGCAATGGTCGCGCGAAACGATCGACGCCAGCACAGCCGCGACACGCGCCCATCTCGCCGCCGACTGGCGCGGCTTCCTCGCCACGCTTGATCCCTCAGGCCCAGCGAGCGAAGAGCAGGCGCGCCGCGCCGCCGAACTGTTCACCATCTATCTCAGAGCCTGCCGCGACGATGCGCTGGCGCTCTCGACCCTGCCGCCCGGCCGCTTCCTGCTGCCAGGCGAAATGGAAGGTTCACCAGCGCTGACCTTCGCGCCCATGCCGCTCGGCGATGGATCGGCCATCGTCTCGGGGTCGCTCGCCGCCATGATGGAGCGGCGCTACGAAGCCTATAAATCCCACGTGGTGCGGCCGTTCTTCCGCGATCACTTCGCCCGCCTCGATCGGCAGATCGTGCTGGTCGACACCTTGTCGGCTTTGAATTCCGGCCCCTCGGCGGTGCGCGATCTCGAAACCGCGATGACCGACGTGATGACCGCCTTCCGCGCTGGCCGTTCATCTTTGCTGTCGACCATTTTCCGCCCGCGCATCGATCGCATCCTGTTCGCCGCCACCAAGGCCGACCATCTGCATCACTCCAACCACGACCGGCTCGAAGCCATTCTCAACCTGCTGGTCGAGCGCGCCATCCACCGCGCCGAAGGCGTCGGCGCCGGCGTCGATGTCATCGCGCTGGCCGCCGTGCGCGCGACGCGTGAAGCCTCGGTGCGCCAGAACGGTAGCAGCCTGGAAGCCATCGTCGGCGTGCCCCTGGCCGGCGAGAAGGTCGATGGCGAAATCTTCGACGGCAAGGCCGAGGCCGCGATCTTTCCCGGCGAATTACCGGCCGATCCGAAACGGGTGTTTCGCGGCGACGGCCTGGCCCTGCCGGAAGGCGAAAACGACTGGCGCTTCGTCCGCTTCCGTCCGCCCATTCCCAGTGCACCGATCGATGGCAAGGTGGCGCCCTTGCCGCATATACGCATGGACCGGGCGCTCGAATTCCTGCTCGGCGACCGCCTCCGTTAA
- a CDS encoding histidine phosphatase family protein, with product MLQLILLRHAKTERSSPNGDHGRKLTNRGERDAALIGKHLRERGLVPDLALVSDSERTRQTFDIVTAQFDRPVEQHLDPELYLADSATLLKAVMQTPPPAERIMVIAHNPGMAELAHSLATLGGVADVIDHFPTAALAVFAFDASEWIELNAAKAHLAYFTTPKLLRPDADDTDD from the coding sequence ATGCTTCAGCTCATTCTCCTGCGACACGCCAAGACAGAGCGGTCCTCGCCGAACGGCGACCATGGCCGCAAGCTCACCAACCGCGGCGAGCGCGACGCTGCCCTCATCGGCAAGCATTTGCGCGAGCGCGGCCTCGTCCCGGACCTGGCCCTGGTCTCGGATTCCGAACGCACCCGCCAGACTTTCGACATCGTTACCGCCCAGTTTGATCGGCCCGTGGAACAGCACCTCGATCCCGAACTCTATCTGGCCGACAGCGCCACACTGTTGAAGGCCGTCATGCAAACGCCGCCTCCGGCCGAGCGCATCATGGTCATCGCCCACAATCCGGGCATGGCGGAACTGGCGCATTCGCTGGCCACGCTGGGCGGCGTCGCTGACGTCATCGATCATTTCCCGACGGCGGCGCTAGCCGTATTCGCATTCGATGCCAGCGAATGGATCGAACTCAACGCGGCGAAAGCACATTTGGCTTATTTCACCACCCCGAAGCTCTTGCGCCCTGACGCCGACGACACAGACGATTGA
- a CDS encoding MoxR family ATPase, which yields MRFEGTDNYIATDDLKVAVNAAIVLERPLLVKGEPGTGKTVLAEEIAQAANAPLITWHIKSTTKAQQGLYEYDAVSRLRDSQLGDPKVSDISNYIRRGKLWEAFVSDQRPVLLIDEIDKADIEFPNDLLLELDRMEFHVYETGETVRAAKRPIVVITSNNEKELPDAFLRRCFFHYIRFPDQETMQRIVDVHFPGIKKRLVEEALRIFFEVRDVPGLKKKPSTSELLDWLKLLLNEDVTVETLRERDTKKAIPPLHGALIKNEQDVHLFERLVFLNRRER from the coding sequence ATGCGCTTTGAAGGAACCGACAACTACATCGCAACCGACGATCTGAAGGTGGCCGTCAACGCGGCCATCGTTCTTGAACGTCCTTTGCTGGTCAAAGGCGAGCCGGGCACGGGCAAGACCGTGCTGGCCGAAGAAATCGCCCAGGCCGCGAACGCGCCGCTCATCACCTGGCACATCAAATCGACCACCAAGGCTCAGCAAGGCCTCTATGAATATGACGCGGTATCCCGCCTGCGCGACAGCCAGCTCGGCGATCCGAAAGTCTCCGACATCAGCAATTACATCCGCCGCGGCAAGCTCTGGGAGGCCTTCGTCAGCGACCAGCGCCCGGTGCTGCTGATCGACGAGATCGACAAGGCCGACATCGAATTTCCCAACGATCTCCTGCTCGAACTCGATCGCATGGAATTCCATGTCTACGAGACCGGCGAGACCGTGCGTGCCGCCAAGCGGCCGATCGTCGTGATCACCTCCAACAACGAGAAGGAACTGCCGGACGCGTTTCTGCGCCGCTGCTTCTTCCACTACATCCGCTTCCCCGATCAGGAGACCATGCAGCGCATCGTCGACGTGCATTTCCCCGGCATCAAGAAGCGGCTGGTCGAGGAAGCGCTGCGGATATTCTTCGAGGTCCGCGACGTGCCCGGCCTGAAGAAGAAGCCATCGACATCTGAACTGCTCGACTGGCTGAAACTGCTGCTCAACGAAGATGTCACCGTCGAAACCCTGCGCGAGCGGGATACCAAGAAGGCGATCCCGCCCCTGCATGGCGCGCTGATCAAGAACGAGCAGGACGTGCATCTGTTCGAACGCCTCGTCTTCCTCAATCGGCGCGAGCGGTAA
- a CDS encoding GlsB/YeaQ/YmgE family stress response membrane protein, with protein MDLGALLITLIIGAVAGWLAGLIVRGGGFGLIGNIVLGIIGAFVASWLLPQIGIFIGGGMVGSIINATIGAVIILLIVMLIKRA; from the coding sequence ATGGATCTGGGCGCACTTCTGATTACTCTCATCATCGGCGCAGTCGCGGGCTGGTTAGCCGGCCTCATCGTCCGCGGCGGCGGGTTTGGCCTCATAGGCAACATTGTTTTAGGTATTATCGGCGCCTTCGTCGCCAGCTGGCTGCTACCCCAGATCGGCATTTTCATTGGTGGCGGCATGGTCGGTTCGATCATTAACGCCACCATAGGCGCTGTCATAATCTTGCTGATTGTTATGCTGATAAAGCGAGCTTAG
- a CDS encoding amidohydrolase family protein, producing MAQTRRIDVHHHVLPDFYKDVQRQAGIMGSAYQAFPEWTAEKSLALMDETGTATSILSFTSPGIFFGDVAQTRGLARQFNDWLAELVARHPRRFGAFAFLPLPDVDGALAEIARVYDDLKLDGICLLTSVDQRYIGHPDFWPVYEELNRRKAVVFIHPCYPPGTEALGWDIPRMLIDYPFETTRVATNLIFNGVTEKLPDIKFILSHAGGTLPMLAHRISLFDKKTKQREQYPHGALHYIAKFYYDTALSGHAAPLDALTAFVPPSQILFGTDYPYVSEDIAIAETKGFDAYGKFDAATRALIERGTAEALFPRLKGL from the coding sequence ATGGCGCAGACCCGCCGTATCGACGTTCATCATCATGTCCTGCCGGATTTCTACAAGGACGTGCAGCGGCAGGCGGGGATCATGGGCAGCGCCTATCAGGCGTTCCCGGAATGGACGGCGGAGAAGTCTCTCGCCCTGATGGATGAAACGGGCACCGCCACCAGCATTCTCTCCTTCACCTCGCCGGGGATATTCTTCGGTGATGTGGCTCAGACGCGCGGGTTGGCGCGCCAGTTCAACGATTGGCTCGCGGAACTGGTGGCACGCCATCCGCGCCGGTTCGGCGCCTTCGCCTTTCTGCCTTTGCCCGATGTGGACGGGGCCCTGGCCGAGATCGCCCGTGTCTATGACGACTTGAAGCTCGATGGCATTTGCCTGCTCACCAGTGTCGATCAGCGCTACATCGGCCATCCGGATTTCTGGCCGGTCTATGAAGAGTTGAATCGTCGCAAGGCGGTGGTGTTCATTCATCCGTGCTATCCGCCCGGCACGGAGGCGCTGGGCTGGGACATTCCGCGCATGCTGATCGACTATCCGTTCGAGACGACGCGGGTTGCGACCAATCTGATCTTCAACGGCGTCACCGAAAAACTGCCGGATATCAAATTCATCCTCTCCCATGCCGGTGGCACGCTGCCGATGCTGGCGCATCGCATCTCGCTGTTCGACAAGAAGACCAAGCAGCGGGAGCAGTATCCGCACGGGGCGCTGCATTACATTGCGAAGTTCTATTACGATACGGCGCTCAGCGGCCATGCCGCGCCGCTCGATGCGCTGACAGCTTTCGTGCCGCCGTCGCAGATTCTGTTCGGGACGGACTATCCCTATGTGTCGGAGGATATCGCCATCGCCGAAACAAAGGGCTTCGACGCCTATGGCAAGTTCGATGCGGCCACCCGTGCGCTGATCGAGCGTGGCACGGCGGAAGCTTTGTTCCCGAGGTTGAAGGGGCTTTAG
- a CDS encoding VWA domain-containing protein, translating to MFLTFFTALKDAQVPVTLREYLVLMEALDKDLADKSVDEFYYLARTILVKDERNLDRFDRVFGTVFKGLENLLEAMEKAEIPEEWLRKLAEKYLTDEEKRQIEAMGWEKLMETLRERLREQKGRHQGGNKWIGTAGTSPYGAFGYNPEGVRIGQDSNRNFRAAKVWDKREFKDLDGDIELGTRNIKVALRRLRKFARTGSPDELDLDGTIRETAQRGYLDVQMRPERRNAVKVLLFFDVGGSMDWHIKQVEELFSAARTEFKHMEHFYFHNCLYEGVWKQNVRRFTDRTPTWDVLHTYGHDYKVIFVGDASMSPYEVSMPGGSVEHNNPEAGIIWLERVTRTYPHAIWLNPVPQNQWRYTQSIKLIEAAMDGRMFPLTIKGLEEAMRELVR from the coding sequence ATGTTTCTGACCTTCTTCACGGCGCTCAAGGATGCGCAGGTGCCCGTCACCCTGCGCGAATATCTCGTGCTGATGGAAGCGCTCGATAAGGATTTGGCCGACAAGTCGGTCGATGAATTCTACTATCTGGCGCGCACCATTCTGGTGAAGGACGAGCGCAATCTCGATCGCTTCGACCGGGTGTTCGGCACGGTCTTCAAAGGGCTGGAAAACCTGCTCGAGGCCATGGAAAAAGCCGAGATCCCGGAGGAGTGGCTGCGCAAGCTGGCCGAGAAGTATCTCACCGACGAGGAGAAGCGGCAGATCGAAGCCATGGGCTGGGAAAAGCTCATGGAGACCCTGCGTGAGCGGCTGCGCGAACAGAAGGGCCGGCACCAGGGCGGCAACAAATGGATCGGCACCGCCGGCACCTCGCCCTATGGCGCCTTCGGCTATAATCCCGAAGGCGTGCGCATCGGCCAGGATAGCAATCGCAATTTCCGCGCCGCCAAAGTGTGGGACAAGCGCGAGTTCAAGGATCTCGATGGCGACATCGAGCTCGGCACGCGCAACATCAAGGTGGCGCTGCGGCGCCTGCGCAAATTCGCCCGCACCGGATCACCCGATGAGCTTGATCTCGATGGGACGATCCGCGAGACAGCGCAGCGCGGCTATCTCGACGTGCAGATGCGCCCCGAGCGGCGCAATGCGGTGAAGGTGCTGTTGTTCTTCGACGTCGGCGGGTCGATGGATTGGCACATCAAACAGGTCGAGGAATTGTTCTCGGCGGCGCGCACCGAGTTCAAGCATATGGAGCATTTCTATTTCCATAACTGCCTCTATGAGGGCGTGTGGAAACAGAACGTGCGCCGCTTCACCGATCGCACGCCGACCTGGGACGTGCTGCACACCTATGGCCACGACTATAAGGTGATCTTCGTCGGCGATGCATCGATGTCGCCTTATGAAGTGTCGATGCCGGGCGGCTCGGTCGAGCACAACAATCCGGAAGCCGGCATCATCTGGCTTGAGCGTGTGACGCGCACCTATCCGCATGCGATCTGGCTCAACCCGGTGCCGCAGAACCAATGGCGCTATACGCAGTCGATCAAGCTGATCGAGGCGGCGATGGATGGCCGCATGTTTCCGCTGACCATCAAGGGCCTCGAAGAGGCGATGCGGGAATTGGTGCGATAG